AGCCCGATACTTTCTCGCGATTACTTACTTCTATTACATATCTTCCAGACCAAATAGGTTTTATCGTAATATTCCCATCCTCGTCTGTTACATATTCTTTTGCCCATCCGGAAGGAGAGAAAACCGAAATGACTTTATTTTTCAGCACCTCACCATTTAATGAGGCGTTCACTTTTATATCTTCATTTACCTTAAAATGCTTTACATTGGCTGTTGAGATTTTTAAACTGTTAGCAATTGTACCGGTATCAATCATGTTGGGTTTTCCTACGGATACGTTTGCTAAAGAAGAGAACTCATATTTAGTAGTTCCTCCTAAATCTTTGGCAGTATGTACAATTGTTAAATGATATATTCCGTCTTGCTCGGGAATGAAACTGGCTTTGTAGAAGTCTTTACCAGCTATAGTTTCCAGTTTTATACTCTCTTTTCCTGGAGATGTTAGATAGAGATTGAAGTTTTTTACATCAGAATACCATTTGTCTGTTGTTTCCCTTTCATTATTCACATATTCGCCATAATAAACTTTTACTTCATGACTTTGGCCTACTTTACCGATAGTATTCGTTTCTATCCATAATGCATGGGCAAAAGTGTAATCAGATACCATTAACAGGCAGATACTTAATAGAAATAGTTTTATAGATTTCATATAGTTTGGTTGTTTTTATTGTCAATCTGAAGAACCGATATTGCTTGGTCGAGTTCTTTGTCTATTTGTGCTTGAAAAGTTTCATGTTTATTGGTAACCTTCTTTTTTTTATTTTGCCCTTTCTTTTTCTTTCCGAACTTACGTCCCCACCAGATTAAAAATCCGGTAATGGGCAAAGAAGCTCCAATAAGTGTAACAAGAAAAGCTAAAACCTTTCCGGGAAAGCCTAATATGCTCCCTACATGCAAATCATAATTCATTCTTCTCAGTTTGGCACCAAATTCAGCGTCTTCAAAATCAACGCCATACACTTCATCGCCTTCGAGAGGTTTTAAAGTGTGCTGATCGAAATTGTACCGCTTCGAGTTATAGAACTGCCCTTTATTGGGATATATATAAATCCCAATAGTGGATTTTGCTCTGGAAGTATCGGGGAAAGAATAGTAAAACCCGTTAGCTTTTGGATTCTCCGAAATCACTTTTTGAAAAGCGAGATCAATAGCTTGATCTGGTGTGTAATGTTTGTTCAATTGCGTAGAGTCAGAAACCAAACGATCTCTTCCTGGTAATTGCTTGCCTCCTGAAGTTGCCCAGTAAAGACCTTCGCTGTACCATTTTATTCCCCACACCATTCCGGTAAGGGCTATAACAAGCAGGAACAATAAGGAATAGAATCCCAATACATTATGAAGATCCAGATTAACTCTTTTAAAAGAAGCGCCCCATTTAATTTTAAAGCTTTTGTCTCTGGCGCTTTTGTTCCATTTTTTTGGATACCACCAGATTAATCCGGTAATCAAAAGGACAACAAATACTAAGGTCGCGTAGTTAACTATAGGGCGTCCGATTTCGTAGGGCAGCCATAAGAAGCGATGTCCATTCAGAATGAATCGGAAAAAATCAGTCTCTCCATCTTGTTTTAGCTTTTTGGAAATGATTTCTCCGTTATAAGGATTTATTTTTAGAGTAGCGCCACCTTTTCTTCGTTCGCCAAGGCCAACACTTGCAGCGACTCCCTGTTGATAGGTTACATAACTGACTTTCAGATCCGGAAATTCCTGATTTGCAATTTTCTTAATCTCGGATGGCGACAATACAGGCTTATCCTGCTTTTCTATTCGGGTTTCCGGTTCAAGAAGAAGAGTTATCTCCTCGTTAAATACCCAGATACAACCTGTAATGCAAACAATAAATACAATTATGCCGGAGATAAGTCCTAACCAAAGATGTAACCAGTTATTTATTTTGTTAAAACCCATATTATTATTTAGACTAATTATAAACAATGCAAAAGTAATGTATCTTTTTTGTTGTGCAAATTTTATTTATAATAATTCTAAATAATAGCGATTGTTCTTGTAATTGTCTGGTATTTAGTTGTTTTATTGGTTGTTTTGGTTTTGATTAATAAAAGAAAATAGTCTTTTTACATTCATTAACCGGCTAAAATAACTTGTAGAAAACCCAATAATCATAAAAATAGTCATGCTAAATCCCCAATGAATATTTGTTTTTTCTAGTAGATTATTGGCGATAAAAAGGGTAGTGACAAGTAAAATAACTTTAACGTTAGACTTTAAATTGAACTTTACTTTGAAGTGTCTATAGTAAAAAATAGAGTATAAGAAAGTAACGAGCGCTAAAGTTATAACCGAGCTGATAGTTGCTCCAAATGCTCTGTATTGTGGAATCAGGAATAAATTTAAAAGGATGTTTATACCAACGCAAAGTGCCGAAATGATATTAAGTTGCTTAAGATTATTATTGGCAATCAGAACCGAACTATATATATGATAAAGTGCCAAAAGAGGAGAATTTAGCATTAACACGGCAAAAATACCGCTAACGTATTTATTACTTTCAGAACCATACAATAAAACCATTAAATCTCGTCTGTAAAACCAGCTGCTAAGCGCAATAACAATAGTAAAACTGATAAGAATACCAAAGCTGCTGCTAACGATTTTATCTATTTTTTTGTTATTAGAAATTAACTTACTGATCGTGGGAAAGAACAAAGATGTAAACAATACGCAAATCATGTTCGATGCATCGAGCAGCCTGTTCGCCGCGGCATAAACTCCGGCTTCCTCCTTTCCCATTTCTTTTCCTAAAATCTGTTCCAGCATAACAACATCTATTTTGTTGTAAATCAGTACCAGAAAAGCAAATAAAGTAAATGGCCAAACCTCTTTTAGCAAAGAAAAGTTTAATCTAATTTTTCCGATTCTGAAAACTGATACCCTCTTTATTCTAAGAAAAATAGAGCACCCGATAATCGAAATGACTACTGCAATAAGCTGACTGTAAGCAAAGAAAAAAATGCTTCTTGACAGATCCAGGTCATAAATAAGAAGCGGTATAAACAGTAAAAACAATAAGACCTTGTCTAAAACAGAAAAAAATATTTCTGCATTAAATAGGTGCAAACCTTTTAAAAATCCTCTTAAATAGGTTAAGAATTGCCAGGCTACCTGATATAGTGCAAGTACTAATAGCAATTGAAAATAATCATGCTTATAGCCTAAAGCGATACCCAAGCCGCAAGTGCTACCCAGATAAATGAGCGATAGGACAATTTTTAAGAATAATAACTCTGAATTTGTATTGCTGGAAATTCCATTTTGGGAAAGGTGCCGTATCAGGTAATTACTTAATCCGGGGTCTGATATGATGCTCAATATCAGCGAAAAGCTCAATAATGTATAATATGCACCGTAATCATTGAAGCCTACACTAAGTTGAATGTTTCTTTCAATGCCCAATACCCAAACGAGTTTGACAAACAAGTTAATCAGAACAAGAAGAGAAACTTGACCTGCAAATTTTTTGGACATATTATTCTTGTTGAGCGATAAAGGTAAAAAGCAAAGGCTAATATTTCAAAGAAATAACGCTTTTGTTGAAAAAGTATTTGCTTTAACGTGATAATTACTATCCTAAATTGATTTTTTTAAAAGCAAAAGCAATAAATAAGCGAATTTTACCTTAATTATGCGGAATGTATGGAATTTGATATCCATTGCATAAATTAGTGACGAGATATATTGTAAAAAGAATTTGTGAAATAATTTCCTAAACTATCACTTTCTTAAAAATATCTCTATTCAACAACGTAGATATGCTATTACCATTTTATCAAGAGGAGTTTATAGAAGCCGGATGCGATGAAGCAGGAAGAGGATGTTTGGCAGGCCCCGTGTTTGCCGCAGCCGTAATTTTACCGAAGGATTTTTTCCATCCGTTATTGACTGACTCTAAGCAATTAACTGATAAAGATCGTAAAGCCTTAAGAATAGAAATAGAAGAAAAAGCACTAGCTTTTGCCGTAGCGCCGGTAGACCACGAGGAAATTGATAGGATTAATATTTTGAATGCCTCGTTTCTTGCCATGCATAAGGCACTCGACAAACTGACAATCAGACCAGAATTTATTATCATCGATGGAAATCGTTTCAAAAGTTACAACAATATTGGCCATCAGTGTGTTATAAAAGGAGACGGGAAATATTATTCTATTGCTGCGGCATCTATTCTTGCCAAGACATATAGAGATGACTATATGGATGCCTTGCATGAAGAATTCCCACTTTATGATTGGAACAAGAATAAAGGCTATCCCACAACTAAACATCGATTGGCAATTTTAGAACATGGTATATGCACTTATCACCGTAAAACATTTAGAGTAACAGACCCGCAGTTGACTATCTTTTAGTAATAGAATATGAGAGTTTTGCTTCTCAGTAACAGGATTCCATTCCCTCCTCATGGGGGATACGCTATTGTGGTATATAATACCATACAGGAATTGTTGAGTCTGGGATGCGAGGTCACATTATTTAGTTTAAATACTGCGAAGCACTATGTTTTTTCCAGTTCGATACAGGATGAACTGATAAAAAAGATAAAATTCTATAAATATGGTGTCGATGATAAAGTAAAAGTCAAAGACGCCTTTTTCAACTTATTTACCTCAAAATCTTACAATATAATTCGTTTCTACAGTGAAGGATGTGCAGGTATGCTGGCAAAGATATTAAGAGAAAACGATTTTGATATTGTTCAGTTTGAAGGTTTGCAGGTAACTCCTTATCTGGAAACCGTAAGGAACAACAGTAACGCAAAGGTTGTTTACCGCTCCCATAATATTGAGTTTAAAATATGGAAAAGATTAGCCTTAAAAGAAGGAATGACTCCTAAAAAACTGTACCTGAATTTGTTGAGCAAGAGATTGAGGGAGTATGAGACCAATATAATCAACAAATTCGACGCACTGTTTGCAATTAGCCATCTGGACGAACATTTTTTTAAGAGTATCGGTTGTACCTCCGTATTAACGAGTTTTCCCGTAGCATTAAATTTAAGCCAATATGCAGGGATACATAAGCTTACACCACACAAAAGTATTGGTTATATCGGGTCTATGGACTGGCGGCCTAATGTGGAAGGTTTAAGTTGGTTTCTAGAACAGGTTTGGCCGCAAATTCAGAAGCTCACTAGCGGCATTAAATTTCATTTAGCAGGTAAAAATATGCCAGCTCGATTCACACATCGGGATTTTCAGAATTATGTTATGGAGGGAGAGGTGGATGACGCGCTGGAGTTTATATCAAAACAACATGTTTTTGTTGTTCCGTTATTCTCGGGAAGCGGGATGCGAGTTAAGATTATAGAAGCTATGGCATTAGGAAAATGTGTGATAGCTACTTCGATAGCAGCGGAGGGAATAAAGTATCAACACGATAAAAATATACTGATAGCAGACCGGGCCGACGATTTTTATAAACAAATATTACGTTGCTTTACCGATAAGACATTGATATCCAGAATTGGTAAACAAGCCCGACTTTTAGTGCAGCAGCATCACGATATTGAAAAGGAGAGTAAAAGGATGCTTCTGACCTATCAAAAACTTTGTGCTAAATAGGGCCGATTTTTTCTTAATTTCGCGGCAGATTTAATTTTCATAATCTTATAGCAGAAATGAAGAATACCGCGTTAACCGATAAGCATATTGCTTTAGGTGCTAAAATGGTTCCTTTTGCCGGTTTTAATATGCCTGTACAATATGCCGGAATCAATGCCGAACATGAAGTAGTTAGAAGTAGTGTAGGAGTTTTTGATGTGAGCCATATGGGAGAATTTATTCTTAAGGGAGAAAAAGCTCTTGATTTGATTCAAAAAATCAGTGCTAACGATGCTTCCAAACTATTCGATGGCAAAATTCAGTATTCTTATTTTCCAAATGAAAATGGAGGAGTAATAGACGATCTGTTGGTTTATCGTATTGACGAGAAAACATACATGCTGGTTGTTAACGCTTCTAATATTGAAAAAGATTGGGACTGGATACAAAAACATAATACAGAAGGTGTAGAACTCATTGATATTTCTGACAGGACTTCTTTGTTGGCTGTGCAAGGACCAAATGCAGCAAAGGCATTGGCATCGTTGACAGATATCGAATTAGAGAATATGGAATATTACACCTTTAAAAAAGGAGTTTTTGCGGGTATTCCTAATGTGTTAATATCTGCAACAGGTTATACAGGAGCGGGTGGTTTCGAAATTTATTTCGATGCTGTGCATTCAGAAACAATTTGGGATACCATCTTTGAGGCAGGAAAGCCATACGGAATTCAACCTATCGGATTAGGGGCAAGAGATACGCTAAGATTGGAAATGGGTTTTTGTCTGTACGGAAATGATATTGATGAAACGACTTGTCCGATAGAAGCAGGTTTAGGCTGGGTAACCAAGTTCACTAAGGATTTTGTAAATTCAGAATCTTTAAAGGTAAGGAAAGAGCAGGGAGTCGAAAGAAAATTGGTTGGTTTCGAAATGGTAGAGAGAGGAATTCCACGCCATGGTTATGAAATTGTAGATGAGCATGATCAAACTATAGGAGTCGTAACATCGGGAACACAATCCCCGTCTTTGCAAAAAGCGATAGGTTTAGGATATGTTTCTAAAGCCTTTGCTAAAGCAGATTCAGATATATATATTAAAATCAGAGACAAAAAAATAAAAGCGAAAGTTGTTAAGACCCCTTTCTATAAAGGATAGCCTGGGAAACAGTTTAACAATGCTGTTTTGAATTTTCACTCTTGAATTTTTACTTTTTAATACATGCAAAAAAGAAATTTAGAGGTTTGCTTAACACCTGTTTTGCTGCCACTTTATAATATCGAGAATTCAATCGTTGTAGTAATAGATATTTTTAGGGCCACAAGCTCTATCTGTTATGGTATTGCTAACGGAGCAGAAGCAATTATTCCGGTAGCTAAAGTTGAAGAATGTTTAAGTTATAAAGATCAAAACTGCTTGTTGGCAGCCGAACGCGATGGACAAGTAGTGGAGGGGTTTGATTTTGGAAATTCGCCATTTGCCTATACCGAAGAGAAAGTAAAAGGAAAAACTATTGTTTTGACTACTACAAATGGTACCTACGCCATCGACGAATCCAGGAAAAGAGCGCATCAGGTTATCGTAGGATCTTTTATCAATCTGGATGCTATTTGTAACTACCTCAGAAATCAGGATAAGGATATTCTTTTACTGTGTGCGGGCTGGAAAAACCGTTTCAACTTAGAAGATACATTATTTGCAGGGGCAGTAGTAACTCAGTTGGGCTTAGACGGATTTGAACTTGATGATGCTGCCTATGCAGCTGAAGATTTGTATTTGCAGGCAAAAGAAGACTTGGCAGGATACACTTCAAAAGCGTCACACGGAAAACGTATGCAGCGATTGAACCTGCAGGAAGATATTAAATTCTGTTTAAATCATAATTTAACCGATGCAATTCCCGTTTTGGTTAATGATAAATTGGTTAAAATGTAATTTATGATACGATTTTGGAAGAGACTGGCCCTTATGGGAATTCTGATTTTACAAGTTGGATTAAGCCAGGCGCAGGTTTCTTCTGTCGTACGTGAAGGTGCCAAACCACAACTTATTTCGCGAACATTTTCTTTTACCGAAGGTCCTGCAGTCGACAAAAAGGGAAATGTTTATTTTACAGACCAACCGAATAATAGAATCTGGCAATATGATATCCATGGAAAACTGAGTTTATTCATGGAGGATGCAGGCAGGTCGAATGGGATGTTTTTTGATACTAAAGGAAATCTTTTAGCTTGTGCCGATGAACAAAATCAACTTTGGTCTATCCGTAAAAACAAGCAAAAAACGGTTCTGTTAGATCAAATAGAAGGGAAGCTTTTCAACGGACCTAATGATGTGTGGGTCAGTAAACAAGGAGATATCTATTTTACAGATCCTTATTACAAAAGAAATTATTGGACACGAACTCAGGATGCTCTACCAGTAAAGGGATTATATGTACTCTATAAGGATGCTGATGAGGCTGTTTTGCTGGATTCCAATTTTGTAAGACCAAACGGTATTGTAGGATTTCCCCAAGAGAATATCTTGTATGTGGCAGACATAGGGAACAACAAAACTTATAAATACACGATACTTCCAAATGGAAATTTGTCTCCAAGAGAGCTTTTTGTTAATAAAGGTTCTGATGGTATGACTATCGATAACGAAGGAAATGTATATACCACAGGAAAAGATGTCGTTGTATTTGATAAAAATGGCAAGCAGATCAGTTACATTCCG
This genomic interval from Pseudopedobacter saltans DSM 12145 contains the following:
- a CDS encoding DUF4198 domain-containing protein, which gives rise to MKSIKLFLLSICLLMVSDYTFAHALWIETNTIGKVGQSHEVKVYYGEYVNNERETTDKWYSDVKNFNLYLTSPGKESIKLETIAGKDFYKASFIPEQDGIYHLTIVHTAKDLGGTTKYEFSSLANVSVGKPNMIDTGTIANSLKISTANVKHFKVNEDIKVNASLNGEVLKNKVISVFSPSGWAKEYVTDEDGNITIKPIWSGRYVIEVSNREKVSGLHHGKDFTAAWQGATSTFEVK
- a CDS encoding PepSY-associated TM helix domain-containing protein, translated to MGFNKINNWLHLWLGLISGIIVFIVCITGCIWVFNEEITLLLEPETRIEKQDKPVLSPSEIKKIANQEFPDLKVSYVTYQQGVAASVGLGERRKGGATLKINPYNGEIISKKLKQDGETDFFRFILNGHRFLWLPYEIGRPIVNYATLVFVVLLITGLIWWYPKKWNKSARDKSFKIKWGASFKRVNLDLHNVLGFYSLLFLLVIALTGMVWGIKWYSEGLYWATSGGKQLPGRDRLVSDSTQLNKHYTPDQAIDLAFQKVISENPKANGFYYSFPDTSRAKSTIGIYIYPNKGQFYNSKRYNFDQHTLKPLEGDEVYGVDFEDAEFGAKLRRMNYDLHVGSILGFPGKVLAFLVTLIGASLPITGFLIWWGRKFGKKKKGQNKKKKVTNKHETFQAQIDKELDQAISVLQIDNKNNQTI
- a CDS encoding oligosaccharide flippase family protein, yielding MSKKFAGQVSLLVLINLFVKLVWVLGIERNIQLSVGFNDYGAYYTLLSFSLILSIISDPGLSNYLIRHLSQNGISSNTNSELLFLKIVLSLIYLGSTCGLGIALGYKHDYFQLLLVLALYQVAWQFLTYLRGFLKGLHLFNAEIFFSVLDKVLLFLLFIPLLIYDLDLSRSIFFFAYSQLIAVVISIIGCSIFLRIKRVSVFRIGKIRLNFSLLKEVWPFTLFAFLVLIYNKIDVVMLEQILGKEMGKEEAGVYAAANRLLDASNMICVLFTSLFFPTISKLISNNKKIDKIVSSSFGILISFTIVIALSSWFYRRDLMVLLYGSESNKYVSGIFAVLMLNSPLLALYHIYSSVLIANNNLKQLNIISALCVGINILLNLFLIPQYRAFGATISSVITLALVTFLYSIFYYRHFKVKFNLKSNVKVILLVTTLFIANNLLEKTNIHWGFSMTIFMIIGFSTSYFSRLMNVKRLFSFINQNQNNQ
- a CDS encoding ribonuclease HII, with amino-acid sequence MLLPFYQEEFIEAGCDEAGRGCLAGPVFAAAVILPKDFFHPLLTDSKQLTDKDRKALRIEIEEKALAFAVAPVDHEEIDRINILNASFLAMHKALDKLTIRPEFIIIDGNRFKSYNNIGHQCVIKGDGKYYSIAAASILAKTYRDDYMDALHEEFPLYDWNKNKGYPTTKHRLAILEHGICTYHRKTFRVTDPQLTIF
- a CDS encoding glycosyltransferase family 4 protein, translated to MRVLLLSNRIPFPPHGGYAIVVYNTIQELLSLGCEVTLFSLNTAKHYVFSSSIQDELIKKIKFYKYGVDDKVKVKDAFFNLFTSKSYNIIRFYSEGCAGMLAKILRENDFDIVQFEGLQVTPYLETVRNNSNAKVVYRSHNIEFKIWKRLALKEGMTPKKLYLNLLSKRLREYETNIINKFDALFAISHLDEHFFKSIGCTSVLTSFPVALNLSQYAGIHKLTPHKSIGYIGSMDWRPNVEGLSWFLEQVWPQIQKLTSGIKFHLAGKNMPARFTHRDFQNYVMEGEVDDALEFISKQHVFVVPLFSGSGMRVKIIEAMALGKCVIATSIAAEGIKYQHDKNILIADRADDFYKQILRCFTDKTLISRIGKQARLLVQQHHDIEKESKRMLLTYQKLCAK
- the gcvT gene encoding glycine cleavage system aminomethyltransferase GcvT, whose product is MKNTALTDKHIALGAKMVPFAGFNMPVQYAGINAEHEVVRSSVGVFDVSHMGEFILKGEKALDLIQKISANDASKLFDGKIQYSYFPNENGGVIDDLLVYRIDEKTYMLVVNASNIEKDWDWIQKHNTEGVELIDISDRTSLLAVQGPNAAKALASLTDIELENMEYYTFKKGVFAGIPNVLISATGYTGAGGFEIYFDAVHSETIWDTIFEAGKPYGIQPIGLGARDTLRLEMGFCLYGNDIDETTCPIEAGLGWVTKFTKDFVNSESLKVRKEQGVERKLVGFEMVERGIPRHGYEIVDEHDQTIGVVTSGTQSPSLQKAIGLGYVSKAFAKADSDIYIKIRDKKIKAKVVKTPFYKG
- a CDS encoding 2-phosphosulfolactate phosphatase — its product is MQKRNLEVCLTPVLLPLYNIENSIVVVIDIFRATSSICYGIANGAEAIIPVAKVEECLSYKDQNCLLAAERDGQVVEGFDFGNSPFAYTEEKVKGKTIVLTTTNGTYAIDESRKRAHQVIVGSFINLDAICNYLRNQDKDILLLCAGWKNRFNLEDTLFAGAVVTQLGLDGFELDDAAYAAEDLYLQAKEDLAGYTSKASHGKRMQRLNLQEDIKFCLNHNLTDAIPVLVNDKLVKM
- a CDS encoding SMP-30/gluconolactonase/LRE family protein, with the protein product MIRFWKRLALMGILILQVGLSQAQVSSVVREGAKPQLISRTFSFTEGPAVDKKGNVYFTDQPNNRIWQYDIHGKLSLFMEDAGRSNGMFFDTKGNLLACADEQNQLWSIRKNKQKTVLLDQIEGKLFNGPNDVWVSKQGDIYFTDPYYKRNYWTRTQDALPVKGLYVLYKDADEAVLLDSNFVRPNGIVGFPQENILYVADIGNNKTYKYTILPNGNLSPRELFVNKGSDGMTIDNEGNVYTTGKDVVVFDKNGKQISYIPVPEPKTTNLSFYGKNRDKLFITAGEGIYLLDMRVTGLK